A single Argentina anserina chromosome 7, drPotAnse1.1, whole genome shotgun sequence DNA region contains:
- the LOC126803367 gene encoding axial regulator YABBY 1 isoform X1: MSAAASSNTVFSPPDHLIPSDQLCYVHCNFCDTVLAVSVPGSSLFKTVTVRCGHCSNLLSVNMRAHLFPAAANQLHLGHSFFTPQSLLQDEIRNTPSNTFTNQPNMMMNESFKPMIRAVEEMPKPPPVVNRPPEKRQRVPSAYNRFIKEEIQRIKAGNPDISHREAFSAAAKNWAHFPHIHFGLMPDQPVKKPNMSQDGEDMLIKDNGFFSATANLGVSPY; encoded by the exons atgtctgcCGCAGCTTCTTCCAACACTGTCTTTTCACCACCGGACCACCTCATCCCCTCCGATCAACTCTGCTATGTTCACTGCAACTTTTGTGACACTGTCCTCGCG GTGAGCGTTCCTGGCAGCAGTTTGTTCAAGACTGTGACGGTCCGATGCGGCCATTGCAGCAACCTCCTCTCAGTCAACATGCGCGCCCATCTTTTTCCTGCTGCAGCAAACCAACTTCACCTCGGACATTCTTTCTTCACTCCTCAGAGTCTCCTG CAGGACGAGATCCGAAACACCCCATCAAACACGTTTACAAATCAGCCTAACATGATGATGAACGAATCGTTTAAGCCGATGATTCGAGCAGTTGAGGAGATGCCTAAGCCTCCACCTGTTGTTAACAGAC CTCCGGAGAAGAGACAGAGAGTGCCATCTGCCTACAACCGCTTCATCAA GGAAGAGATCCAACGTATCAAAGCTGGAAACCCTGATATAAGCCACAGAGAAGCCTTCAGTGCTGCTGCCAAGAAT TGGGCCCATTTCCCTCACATCCATTTTGGCCTGATGCCTGATCAACCCGTGAAGAAACCCAATATGAGCCAG GACGGAGAGGACATGCTCATCAAAGACAATGGATTTTTCAGCGCTACTGCAAATTTGGGTGTCTCCCCCTACTAA
- the LOC126803367 gene encoding axial regulator YABBY 1 isoform X2, producing MSAAASSNTVFSPPDHLIPSDQLCYVHCNFCDTVLAVSVPGSSLFKTVTVRCGHCSNLLSVNMRAHLFPAAANQLHLGHSFFTPQSLLDEIRNTPSNTFTNQPNMMMNESFKPMIRAVEEMPKPPPVVNRPPEKRQRVPSAYNRFIKEEIQRIKAGNPDISHREAFSAAAKNWAHFPHIHFGLMPDQPVKKPNMSQDGEDMLIKDNGFFSATANLGVSPY from the exons atgtctgcCGCAGCTTCTTCCAACACTGTCTTTTCACCACCGGACCACCTCATCCCCTCCGATCAACTCTGCTATGTTCACTGCAACTTTTGTGACACTGTCCTCGCG GTGAGCGTTCCTGGCAGCAGTTTGTTCAAGACTGTGACGGTCCGATGCGGCCATTGCAGCAACCTCCTCTCAGTCAACATGCGCGCCCATCTTTTTCCTGCTGCAGCAAACCAACTTCACCTCGGACATTCTTTCTTCACTCCTCAGAGTCTCCTG GACGAGATCCGAAACACCCCATCAAACACGTTTACAAATCAGCCTAACATGATGATGAACGAATCGTTTAAGCCGATGATTCGAGCAGTTGAGGAGATGCCTAAGCCTCCACCTGTTGTTAACAGAC CTCCGGAGAAGAGACAGAGAGTGCCATCTGCCTACAACCGCTTCATCAA GGAAGAGATCCAACGTATCAAAGCTGGAAACCCTGATATAAGCCACAGAGAAGCCTTCAGTGCTGCTGCCAAGAAT TGGGCCCATTTCCCTCACATCCATTTTGGCCTGATGCCTGATCAACCCGTGAAGAAACCCAATATGAGCCAG GACGGAGAGGACATGCTCATCAAAGACAATGGATTTTTCAGCGCTACTGCAAATTTGGGTGTCTCCCCCTACTAA